Below is a window of Thermonema lapsum DNA.
CCTCTGAGACCATAGAAGAAGCTGCACGCCATGCCGATGTTTATGATAACATTGTTGATTTTCCCCATGGATTTGATACCCTACTGGGTGAGCGTGGCATCACACTTTCAGGCGGGCAAAAACAGCGGGTATCCATTGCGCGGGCGCTTATACGGAAGCCCAAGTTGCTGCTCTTGGACGACTGCCTGTCGGCAGTGGATACCAACACAGAGCATCGCATCTTAGAAAACCTACGCGAGATGATGGAAGGACGCACCAGCATTATCATTTCGCACCGGGTGTCTTCTGCCAAGTTAGCAGACCAAATCATCGTGTTGGATGAAGGGCGTATTGTGGAACGAGGTACACACGAAAGTCTGATGAGTGCCGGCGGGCTCTACAAGCAGCTTTACGAAAAACAACTGCAGAGCGAAGAATCTTTAGAATAGGTTTTCATAAACAAAGACATTCTTTTACAATACATTACACAAGCCGCATTGCTCAACAAAATTTATTTGCATAATTTATCAAATACTTGTTTTATGCAGACTTGAATGAGTCTTCTTTAAATATATGCTTCGCCATCTTTGTTTGCTTTTGACACTTGTGCTCGGCTTGTGGACAGGAAAACTGCCAGCATGGGGGCAGCAGTCAGTCGTAGATAGCCTTTTACGTGAAATACCTAAGCTGCCATCAGAAAAAGAAAAAACAAAAGCTTTCTTGCGCTTAGTAGAAGTTGTGCCCAAAGACAGCCTTAAGCTTTATTATGCCGACCGTGCTTTTTTGAGTGCCCAGAATGCTCATAACGACAGCCTGGTAGCTCGCACTTGTCTTCTTTTGGGTTACCTGTTGCAAAAAACCCCTTTTAAACAAGAGGCAGAGAATTATTACCTGTTGGCTATCCATCAAGCTCAGAAAATGGGTTGGCGCGATTTTTTGTATTCAGCACACGCAGAGCTTGCTGCTTTCTACAACCGCATTGGTGTTTATGATAAAGCCCTCAAGCACCACTACGAGAGCTTAAAACTAGCGGAACTGTCCGGAGATGCGGTAAAAGTAGCTAACGTACGCAACGACATTGCCAGGGTGTACTCCAACCTGGGCAAGCACGAAGAAGCCATTAAGCTTTATGAACAGGCGCTTGCCACCTACGAGCAACAAAAAGACACCTCCAGCATGGCTACCACACTCAACAACCTAGGTATAGAGTACATGAAGCTCAAACAATATCAAAAAGCCATAGAAATACTGCGTCAGTCTGCCCACTACTATGAAAAAAGTGGACGCCGGCGTATGCTTTCCTATCCCTATAATAACCTCGGCGACGTCTACCTTGCCCTGCATGAATACGATAAGAGCTTTGCCTACTACCAAAAAGCCTTGGAAATAGACCAGCAAAACCAAGATGCCTTTGGGGTTGCCATTGGCTACCTGAGTCTGGCAAAGGTGTATCACGCCCAACAAGACTACCACAATGCGCTGCTTTTTCTGAGCAAAGCCATTGCCTATTTCGAACAACACCAAGCAGCCGACTATTTGTTCGAAGCCTATCCTTTGGCAATAGATTGTTACCGCAAGCTGGGAAAATATGAGCAAGCCGTAGAGTACTACGACCTCTACACCTGCTTGAAAGAAGAGGTGTTGTCGAAGGAAAAACTAAAATACACCGAAGCCGCACGCTTCGAATATGAGTCAGCCCTGAAAGCTCAGAAAATAAAAATACTCGAACAAGAAAAATCCATTGCCCAACTGAAAGAGCGTCAACAGCTTTACCTCAACTACATTCTCGGAGTGGTTTTGCTTTTTGCCGTAGGGCTTAGTGCTCTGTACTATCGCCGCTATGTACACAACAAGCAGCTGCGTCAAGATTTGGAAAAACAAAAAGCCATTATTGAAGAGCAAAACTACCATTTGTCGCAGCTGAATCAAACCAAAGACATGCTTTT
It encodes the following:
- a CDS encoding tetratricopeptide repeat-containing sensor histidine kinase, with amino-acid sequence MLRHLCLLLTLVLGLWTGKLPAWGQQSVVDSLLREIPKLPSEKEKTKAFLRLVEVVPKDSLKLYYADRAFLSAQNAHNDSLVARTCLLLGYLLQKTPFKQEAENYYLLAIHQAQKMGWRDFLYSAHAELAAFYNRIGVYDKALKHHYESLKLAELSGDAVKVANVRNDIARVYSNLGKHEEAIKLYEQALATYEQQKDTSSMATTLNNLGIEYMKLKQYQKAIEILRQSAHYYEKSGRRRMLSYPYNNLGDVYLALHEYDKSFAYYQKALEIDQQNQDAFGVAIGYLSLAKVYHAQQDYHNALLFLSKAIAYFEQHQAADYLFEAYPLAIDCYRKLGKYEQAVEYYDLYTCLKEEVLSKEKLKYTEAARFEYESALKAQKIKILEQEKSIAQLKERQQLYLNYILGVVLLFAVGLSALYYRRYVHNKQLRQDLEKQKAIIEEQNYHLSQLNQTKDMLFSIISHDIRSPLNSLVGFLDVISTQAASFSKEEMVMLLHRLSASVYGLRELIDNLLMWARSQSDSIRFSPITFDLNQTIHRVIALFQQNAAQKDIHVHTELSGSLELTADPQMVAFIVRNLVSNALKFTSSGGDIYLKAYTQDHKCYIHVKDTGIGIPAEDITKLFKQNEIYSRKGTNNERGSGLGLKLAYQFIKQHGGTIEVHSREGEGTEFIVTLPLNPSNTVS